One window of Campylobacter avium LMG 24591 genomic DNA carries:
- a CDS encoding histidine phosphotransferase has product MGLLAQLELEYESDDVEKFLHFFRIMADSLEPLIIKLESKAYKTALKEIQSLAHNTAWAARRLKLDEITDFCVFCEDIMQQALRFDGPASAEFIDWLLLLSEQCENYCKSYEQDAENLAFFNPLLVKLPSKLSN; this is encoded by the coding sequence ATGGGACTTTTAGCACAGTTAGAACTTGAATACGAAAGTGATGATGTAGAAAAATTTTTGCATTTTTTTAGGATTATGGCTGATTCTCTTGAGCCTCTTATTATAAAGCTTGAAAGCAAGGCTTATAAAACAGCTTTAAAAGAGATACAAAGCTTAGCACACAACACAGCTTGGGCGGCTAGGAGATTAAAACTTGATGAGATAACTGATTTTTGCGTATTTTGCGAGGATATTATGCAGCAAGCCTTAAGATTTGATGGTCCTGCTAGTGCTGAGTTTATAGATTGGCTCTTGCTTTTAAGTGAGCAATGCGAAAATTACTGCAAGTCTTACGAGCAAGACGCTGAAAATTTAGCTTTTTTTAATCCTTTACTTGTTAAACTACCTAGCAAACTTTCAAATTAA
- the ruvB gene encoding Holliday junction branch migration DNA helicase RuvB produces MDRIVEIEKYSFEDKYELSLRPSNFDGYIGQENIKKNLKVFIAAAQKRKECLDHILFSGPAGLGKTTLANIISYEMGANIKTTAAPMIEKSGDLAAILTNLNEGDVLFIDEIHRLSPAIEEVLYPAMEDFRLDIIIGSGAGAQTVKIDLPKFTLIGATTRSGMLSNPLRDRFGMQFRLEFYSNDELALIIQEAAKKLQKNCDKEASLEIAKRSRSTPRIALRLLRRVRDFADVNNEDFISKARANEALNSLGVNELGFDNMDIKYLELLTSAKNRPLGLANIAAALSEDENTVEDVIEPYLLANGYIERTAKGRVASFKSYKALNKAYDKGLFD; encoded by the coding sequence ATGGATAGAATAGTAGAGATAGAAAAATACTCCTTTGAAGACAAATATGAACTTTCCTTAAGACCCTCAAATTTCGACGGCTACATAGGGCAAGAAAACATAAAAAAGAATTTAAAGGTTTTTATAGCCGCGGCACAAAAAAGAAAAGAATGCCTAGACCATATACTTTTTAGCGGGCCTGCTGGGCTTGGCAAAACAACACTTGCAAATATAATCTCTTACGAAATGGGTGCAAATATAAAAACAACGGCCGCACCTATGATAGAAAAAAGCGGGGATTTAGCGGCGATTTTAACAAATTTAAACGAAGGTGATGTGCTTTTTATCGATGAAATTCATAGGCTAAGTCCTGCCATAGAGGAAGTGCTTTATCCTGCTATGGAGGATTTTAGACTTGACATCATTATAGGAAGTGGAGCAGGCGCACAAACTGTTAAAATTGACTTACCAAAATTTACCTTAATAGGAGCCACAACCCGCTCAGGCATGCTTAGCAATCCTTTACGCGATAGATTTGGCATGCAATTTCGCCTTGAATTTTACAGCAATGATGAATTAGCTCTAATCATACAAGAAGCAGCCAAAAAGCTTCAAAAAAACTGCGACAAAGAAGCCTCTTTAGAAATAGCCAAACGCAGCAGAAGCACGCCAAGAATAGCTCTAAGGCTGCTTAGACGAGTAAGGGATTTTGCCGATGTAAATAATGAGGATTTTATAAGCAAGGCTAGAGCGAATGAAGCCCTAAATTCACTAGGAGTAAATGAACTTGGCTTTGATAATATGGACATAAAATACCTTGAGCTTTTAACCTCAGCGAAAAATCGACCCCTCGGACTTGCAAATATAGCAGCGGCTTTAAGCGAGGATGAAAATACGGTTGAGGATGTGATAGAGCCTTATTTATTAGCAAATGGTTACATAGAACGTACAGCAAAAGGACGCGTAGCGAGTTTTAAAAGCTATAAGGCACTAAATAAAGCCTATGATAAGGGGCTTTTTGATTGA
- a CDS encoding DMT family transporter: protein MSNKKILLPLMFFAMFLWGTSWPSSKILVEYAPPYIISFWRLFFVSISALFIVLVLRLSFKIDKKSIFFVMLTGLCNAIYSLFHFAGLEFGLAGLGGVLVTTSIPILSFILMQFLRYKEARKRKIIIKKPPKNQIFGLFLGILSGAFLLNLANFTELFSKANIFFLLAALTWVFLSMFSKNIKSHPLLLNFYVSLFSFIFALPLIFFDGVFFILEADFKFFAFMFLVAFLSTGIGTGIYYYGIKILGVVKTNAFQLLVPPCALLMSFFMLNERPSFSTVFGTALALFAIYFINIYKKKEK, encoded by the coding sequence ATGAGCAATAAAAAAATTTTACTACCTCTGATGTTTTTTGCCATGTTTTTGTGGGGCACATCTTGGCCTAGTTCTAAAATTTTAGTAGAATACGCTCCGCCTTATATAATTTCTTTTTGGAGATTATTTTTTGTATCAATAAGTGCCTTGTTTATAGTGCTTGTGCTAAGACTTAGTTTTAAAATCGACAAAAAATCAATTTTTTTTGTTATGCTTACCGGGCTTTGTAATGCCATTTATTCATTATTTCACTTTGCAGGACTTGAATTTGGACTTGCTGGCTTAGGAGGGGTTTTAGTAACCACTAGCATACCAATACTTTCTTTTATACTAATGCAGTTTTTAAGATATAAAGAAGCTAGAAAAAGAAAAATCATAATAAAAAAGCCTCCTAAAAACCAAATTTTTGGACTTTTTCTGGGGATTTTATCTGGTGCTTTTTTGCTAAATTTAGCAAATTTTACTGAGCTTTTTAGCAAGGCAAATATCTTTTTCTTGCTAGCTGCACTTACCTGGGTTTTTCTTTCCATGTTTAGTAAAAATATAAAATCCCACCCACTTTTGCTAAATTTTTATGTGTCTTTATTTAGCTTTATCTTTGCTTTGCCTTTAATCTTTTTTGACGGGGTATTTTTCATACTTGAGGCTGATTTTAAATTTTTTGCCTTTATGTTTTTAGTAGCCTTTTTATCAACTGGCATAGGCACTGGAATTTATTACTATGGCATCAAAATTCTAGGAGTTGTAAAGACAAATGCCTTTCAGCTTTTAGTGCCTCCTTGTGCTTTACTGATGAGCTTTTTTATGTTAAATGAACGTCCATCTTTTAGCACGGTTTTTGGCACAGCACTTGCATTGTTTGCGATTTATTTTATAAATATCTATAAGAAAAAAGAAAAATAA
- the galU gene encoding UTP--glucose-1-phosphate uridylyltransferase GalU, translating into MLQTCIFPAAGYGTRFLPATKALPKEMLPILTKPLIHYGVDEALEAGMQNMGFITGRGKRALEDYFDISYELEHQISGSKKEYLLNDIRKLMQRCIFTYTRQNEMKGLGDAVLKAKPLVGDESFGVILADDLCVNEEGIGIMSQMVKIYEKYRCTVVAVMEVDKEHISNYGVIAGNFVEDDLVMVNSMIEKPNPDEAPSNLAIIGRYILTPDIFGILENTQSGKNGEVQLTDALLSQATNNMVLAYKFKGKRFDCGSVEGFVEATNYFYKKELC; encoded by the coding sequence ATGCTTCAAACTTGTATATTTCCCGCTGCTGGTTATGGCACGAGATTTTTACCCGCAACAAAAGCCTTGCCAAAGGAAATGCTACCAATACTAACAAAACCCTTGATACACTATGGCGTTGATGAGGCCTTAGAAGCTGGCATGCAAAATATGGGCTTTATAACAGGACGCGGAAAAAGAGCTTTAGAGGATTATTTCGACATATCTTACGAGCTAGAACATCAAATTTCGGGTAGTAAAAAGGAATATTTGCTAAATGATATAAGAAAACTCATGCAAAGATGTATCTTTACATATACAAGACAAAATGAGATGAAAGGCCTAGGAGACGCTGTTTTAAAGGCTAAACCCTTGGTTGGGGATGAGAGTTTTGGAGTTATCTTAGCTGATGATTTGTGCGTAAACGAAGAAGGTATAGGTATAATGTCTCAAATGGTAAAAATTTATGAAAAATACCGCTGCACAGTCGTGGCCGTAATGGAGGTTGATAAAGAACACATATCAAATTACGGCGTTATAGCTGGAAATTTTGTTGAAGATGATTTAGTAATGGTAAATTCAATGATAGAAAAACCAAATCCTGATGAAGCACCAAGCAATTTGGCCATAATAGGTCGCTACATACTCACGCCTGATATTTTTGGAATTTTAGAAAATACGCAAAGTGGAAAGAACGGAGAGGTTCAGCTAACTGACGCCCTACTTTCGCAAGCTACAAATAACATGGTTTTAGCTTATAAATTTAAGGGAAAAAGATTTGACTGTGGTTCTGTTGAGGGTTTTGTTGAAGCTACAAATTATTTTTACAAGAAAGAACTATGCTAA
- a CDS encoding glucose-6-phosphate isomerase, whose product MLKNTLFFKKTELSTIQSYANRISDEKTSGEIGYYNVMDSSFELISQSKEFIKDKKHIKNFVLLGMGGSSCGVKALKDFLVDEDKDEDKRLFIIDNTSSHTFNKIIKTLNLEESMFIVTSKSGTTIEVVSLFKLVIAYFGIDNSNLHKYFIFITDENSKLDKLGQELNISRFYIPANVGGRFSILSAVGIVPLSFCGYDTKALLEGAKACYEDFFTHKKDEILQKAYHYCTHKNANINVLFSYANEFRGFNEWYVQLIAESLGKKQGYKRIGLTPIALIGARDQHSFLQLIMDGPKDKTVTFLKVLKAKNSPLIPNISFSQLKECDFANNIELQKLLNTQCDATMQALISENLSVDLIELDSFDAWHCGYLMYYYELLTSACGIMLGINAYNQPGVETGKLMLKKLLSI is encoded by the coding sequence ATGCTAAAAAATACCTTATTTTTCAAAAAAACTGAGCTAAGCACAATACAGTCTTACGCAAACCGTATAAGTGACGAGAAAACAAGCGGGGAAATTGGATACTACAATGTCATGGATAGCAGCTTTGAGCTTATTTCACAAAGCAAAGAATTTATAAAAGATAAAAAGCATATCAAAAATTTTGTCTTACTTGGCATGGGTGGTTCTAGCTGTGGCGTAAAGGCCTTAAAGGACTTTTTAGTAGATGAGGACAAGGATGAGGATAAAAGGCTTTTCATTATAGATAACACCTCTTCGCACACTTTTAATAAAATAATTAAAACTCTAAATTTAGAGGAGAGTATGTTCATAGTAACTAGCAAAAGCGGCACGACAATAGAGGTTGTATCGCTTTTTAAGCTAGTTATTGCGTATTTTGGGATTGACAACTCAAATTTACATAAATATTTCATTTTTATAACAGATGAAAATTCAAAGCTTGATAAACTCGGCCAAGAGCTTAATATAAGCAGGTTTTACATCCCCGCAAATGTCGGCGGTCGCTTTTCTATCTTATCAGCTGTTGGCATAGTTCCGCTGTCTTTTTGTGGTTACGATACAAAAGCACTGCTAGAGGGTGCGAAAGCTTGTTATGAGGACTTTTTCACGCACAAAAAAGATGAAATTTTACAAAAGGCCTATCACTACTGCACCCACAAAAACGCTAATATTAATGTTCTTTTTTCTTATGCTAATGAATTTAGGGGTTTTAACGAATGGTATGTGCAGCTAATTGCCGAAAGTTTGGGCAAAAAACAAGGCTATAAAAGGATAGGCTTAACACCTATAGCATTAATAGGCGCAAGAGACCAGCACAGCTTCTTACAGCTCATAATGGACGGACCTAAGGATAAGACTGTAACATTTTTAAAAGTTTTAAAAGCCAAAAATTCGCCACTTATCCCAAACATTAGCTTTTCTCAACTTAAAGAATGCGATTTTGCAAATAATATAGAATTACAAAAGCTCTTAAATACTCAGTGCGACGCCACAATGCAAGCTTTAATCTCTGAAAATTTAAGCGTTGATTTGATAGAGCTTGATAGCTTTGACGCTTGGCACTGCGGGTATTTGATGTATTATTACGAGCTTTTAACCTCAGCTTGTGGCATAATGCTTGGAATAAATGCTTACAATCAACCGGGCGTTGAGACAGGAAAACTTATGCTTAAAAAGCTTCTTTCTATATAG
- a CDS encoding serine/threonine protein phosphatase → MRILCVLRGNYFNQQKEWLKQNNLLKYTIDLEELRFLAGGYKSLINGFKSLDYSNASEILESLFKFIELRMTKGHFIVVNAPNANNSLLKEYKDLAQKYRYELFIVDFNNLSLQECKQANLNEAQKSGIFIPEHILEAINYALNKEKISKKYKLIKPQDFQSCLYKVKDLNAYKKIHHIGDIQGCFSVLKKAINKIKNDEFYIFLGDYIDRGIENGKVIKWLLKIKEFKNVILLEGNHERHLIKWANKEQASSKEFNENTVKDFKKENITQKDAKQLYPYFKECFLYEYNGKIVFCSHGGINSLPRDLSHVSFIPSYEMINGVGTYDDSKEIADMFCANTPPYVYQIFGHRNRQKLPTQIASRAFLCEGKVDAGQFLRVVSLSKKGFECKEFKNEVYRK, encoded by the coding sequence TTGAGAATTTTATGTGTATTAAGAGGAAATTATTTTAATCAACAAAAAGAATGGCTAAAGCAAAATAATCTTTTAAAATACACCATAGACCTTGAGGAGCTAAGATTTTTAGCTGGTGGTTATAAGAGCTTAATAAATGGCTTTAAAAGCCTTGATTATAGCAATGCTAGTGAAATTTTAGAAAGCTTATTTAAATTTATAGAACTAAGAATGACTAAGGGGCATTTTATAGTGGTAAACGCCCCAAATGCAAATAATTCCTTGCTTAAAGAATACAAAGATTTAGCACAAAAATACCGATACGAGCTTTTCATTGTAGATTTTAATAATTTAAGTTTGCAAGAGTGCAAGCAAGCTAATTTAAATGAGGCTCAAAAAAGCGGAATTTTCATACCAGAACACATACTTGAGGCTATAAATTACGCCTTAAATAAGGAAAAAATTTCTAAAAAATACAAGCTTATAAAGCCTCAAGATTTTCAAAGCTGTCTTTACAAGGTAAAGGACTTAAATGCCTATAAAAAGATACATCACATAGGAGATATACAAGGTTGTTTTTCCGTGCTTAAAAAGGCCATTAATAAAATCAAAAATGATGAATTTTACATCTTTTTAGGAGATTATATAGACAGGGGCATAGAAAATGGCAAGGTTATAAAATGGCTTTTAAAGATAAAGGAATTTAAAAATGTAATCTTGCTTGAGGGAAACCACGAAAGACATCTTATAAAATGGGCGAATAAAGAGCAAGCTAGCTCTAAAGAATTCAACGAAAACACAGTTAAAGACTTTAAAAAAGAAAATATCACTCAAAAGGACGCAAAACAGCTATATCCATACTTTAAGGAGTGTTTTTTATATGAGTATAATGGCAAAATAGTCTTTTGCTCTCACGGCGGCATAAATTCCTTGCCTAGGGATTTAAGTCATGTAAGCTTCATACCCTCATACGAAATGATAAACGGGGTTGGAACTTATGATGATAGCAAAGAAATTGCCGATATGTTTTGTGCTAATACCCCACCCTATGTTTATCAAATTTTTGGGCATAGAAATAGACAAAAACTGCCTACACAAATTGCCTCTAGGGCTTTTTTGTGCGAAGGAAAGGTTGATGCGGGTCAATTTTTACGCGTAGTAAGCCTTAGCAAAAAAGGCTTTGAGTGCAAGGAATTCAAAAATGAGGTTTATAGAAAGTAA
- a CDS encoding Cj0814 family flagellar-dependent secreted protein: MLNAISNNLNSYNTNLDNKNIRNLNLDTTLPLNANLDQTLVKDKSEAVSEILGYGVDSEGFFTSDFNEAAGLPKDFKIYAEDALAFKKEEELNKADYLLSFYKELDFAKSIGNAYKVFSQLMQDKTSFSNEYLKNFTYAYSVDKNLNITKRYSKDEYISLVDKNSTDGVYLSFSTVEMNPLKFNDINEDSIFNKLMAKLDKNVYKDKEGNISKGGLLTAFMNSNSFYLYAEGKSNIQGKFFGYDENISKKEIKDFANFMQANKLQSISSINEAWDGHFMVDDFSLALYIKSSQTHNLGSDITKLAQSLRDEYKDLVNSNISLDEFKEKYLDFKQRHDAFVALYKEAMNGAKINIDKDSNGNLNIKIQKNLNDEKKPFTPIQAESKSETFTYDDIAKNFFLTFLENERKKGNDVLELLQNLFRVDKGKVDLKA; encoded by the coding sequence GTGCTTAATGCTATCTCTAATAACTTAAATTCATACAATACAAATTTAGATAACAAAAACATTCGAAATTTAAATTTAGATACAACTTTACCTTTGAACGCAAATTTAGACCAAACTTTAGTCAAAGATAAAAGCGAAGCAGTGAGTGAAATTTTAGGATATGGTGTAGATAGTGAAGGCTTTTTTACAAGTGATTTTAATGAAGCGGCTGGACTTCCAAAAGACTTTAAAATTTATGCAGAGGATGCTTTGGCATTTAAAAAGGAAGAGGAGCTAAATAAGGCTGATTATTTACTTTCTTTTTATAAGGAACTGGACTTTGCAAAAAGTATAGGCAATGCTTATAAGGTCTTTTCACAACTTATGCAAGATAAAACAAGTTTTTCAAATGAATACTTAAAAAATTTCACTTATGCTTATAGTGTTGATAAAAATTTAAACATTACAAAAAGATATAGCAAAGATGAATATATATCTCTAGTTGATAAAAACTCAACAGATGGTGTTTATCTTAGCTTTTCAACCGTAGAGATGAACCCACTAAAATTTAATGATATAAACGAAGATAGTATATTTAATAAACTTATGGCAAAGTTAGATAAAAATGTATATAAAGATAAGGAGGGTAATATAAGCAAAGGAGGACTTTTAACAGCTTTTATGAACTCAAATTCTTTTTATCTTTACGCAGAGGGTAAAAGTAATATACAGGGCAAATTTTTTGGATATGATGAAAATATAAGCAAAAAAGAAATAAAAGATTTTGCAAATTTTATGCAAGCAAATAAATTACAAAGCATTTCATCTATAAACGAAGCTTGGGATGGGCATTTTATGGTAGATGATTTTAGCTTAGCCCTTTACATCAAATCCTCCCAAACTCACAACCTAGGCTCTGATATAACAAAGCTAGCTCAAAGTCTAAGAGATGAATACAAAGACTTAGTAAATTCAAATATAAGCTTAGATGAATTTAAAGAAAAATATCTTGATTTTAAACAAAGACACGATGCTTTTGTAGCTCTTTACAAAGAAGCTATGAATGGAGCTAAGATAAATATAGATAAAGATAGTAATGGAAATTTAAATATAAAAATTCAAAAAAATTTAAATGATGAGAAAAAACCATTTACCCCCATACAAGCTGAAAGTAAAAGTGAAACTTTTACTTATGATGATATAGCTAAAAACTTCTTTTTAACTTTTTTAGAGAATGAAAGAAAAAAAGGAAATGATGTATTAGAATTATTGCAGAATTTATTTAGGGTGGATAAAGGCAAAGTTGATTTAAAGGCTTGA
- a CDS encoding Cj0814 family flagellar-dependent secreted protein, producing the protein MIKNLSIASLSHNQTLQHLNELGKTLQKLSSSNESLDELVKDKSQAVSEILGYGVDSEGFFTADFNEAAAIPKDFKIYAKDIENLLDSFSSSDLKAFSSVDITKSLKNIYNLFTQIAPKNNFTFYTKDDLASFPAAFIYDETNLNFIKGYDFKEWQGMGDYIAEKGTKLVILNETSKNDILFSHTTLDLSAYTNKKGDISKAGVFIALAYKLINSPFVEGETTTLGKINGLDKDISKKDLEGFSNFMNANKINFNSSTSSYSSGIDIIGLSLNLALSKEHNLSSQKDAAKFLQRYKELLNSNLSLDEFKDEYVKFKKEYEDFLQNFSKELKEKELSKIPNDDVNENKNDKPSFSPIQAESKNETYTYDDIAKNFFLSFLENERKKGNDVLELLQNLFRVDKGKVDLKA; encoded by the coding sequence ATGATTAAGAACTTAAGTATTGCTTCTTTATCTCATAATCAAACATTACAGCACCTAAATGAGCTTGGAAAAACGCTTCAAAAATTAAGCTCATCTAACGAAAGCTTAGATGAGCTAGTCAAAGACAAAAGCCAAGCTGTAAGTGAAATTCTAGGATATGGTGTAGATAGTGAGGGCTTTTTTACAGCTGATTTTAATGAGGCGGCAGCAATTCCAAAAGACTTTAAAATTTATGCAAAGGATATAGAAAATTTGCTAGATAGTTTTTCTAGCTCTGATTTAAAGGCTTTTAGCTCTGTTGATATAACAAAAAGCCTTAAAAATATCTATAATCTTTTCACTCAAATAGCTCCTAAAAATAATTTTACTTTTTATACAAAAGATGACTTAGCCTCCTTTCCAGCAGCTTTTATATACGATGAAACAAATTTAAATTTCATAAAGGGCTACGATTTTAAAGAATGGCAGGGTATGGGGGATTATATAGCAGAAAAAGGCACAAAACTTGTTATCCTAAATGAAACAAGCAAAAATGATATATTATTTAGCCATACAACTTTAGATCTTAGTGCTTACACAAACAAAAAGGGCGATATATCAAAGGCAGGAGTATTTATAGCTCTTGCTTATAAACTTATAAATTCTCCTTTTGTAGAGGGTGAAACTACCACGCTTGGCAAAATTAACGGACTTGACAAAGATATAAGCAAAAAAGACTTAGAGGGTTTTTCTAACTTTATGAATGCAAACAAGATAAATTTCAACTCTAGCACAAGCTCTTACAGCAGCGGCATAGATATAATAGGCTTAAGCCTAAATTTAGCCCTAAGCAAAGAGCATAATCTAAGCTCACAAAAAGACGCAGCTAAGTTCTTGCAAAGATATAAAGAGCTTTTAAACTCAAATCTTAGCTTAGATGAATTTAAAGATGAGTATGTGAAATTTAAAAAAGAGTATGAAGACTTTTTACAAAACTTTTCAAAAGAGCTTAAAGAAAAAGAACTGTCTAAAATTCCTAATGATGATGTAAATGAAAACAAAAACGATAAACCCTCCTTCTCCCCCATACAAGCTGAAAGTAAAAATGAAACTTATACTTATGATGATATAGCTAAGAATTTCTTTTTATCTTTTTTAGAAAATGAAAGAAAAAAAGGAAATGATGTATTAGAATTATTGCAGAATTTATTTAGGGTGGATAAAGGCAAAGTTGATTTAAAGGCTTAG
- a CDS encoding Cj0814 family flagellar-dependent secreted protein, translating to MYIKNVANQHNNYYISNKINTKSYAINNTNEVLGYKVDKEGYFTAEFNKAANIPTDIKIHSNSLKNFVSELTHPFPFKSYESIDIAKTVGNAYKVFSQILNSSELLSSKETFSKDDLKHLPSHFILNSQGKLTKTFSYEEALQRVEEKVGFKDDLSATDMIYPTFYEALDDEILPIDKSLLSTNNWLWHKDKGIDFDKYINDDGSVSKAGLLMSFLARNYAYNDLVVGETTIYGKIRGLDKDVNPDDLQKLSNKILGLEGFPFDDEIMNKTSLKEFSNDLLKWRKENLDDIDEAFKYSKEITELLFKSVDEVLEKSKQNAKRWHELDLMV from the coding sequence ATGTATATAAAAAATGTAGCAAATCAACATAATAATTATTATATATCTAATAAAATAAATACAAAAAGTTATGCTATAAACAATACAAACGAAGTATTAGGTTATAAGGTTGATAAAGAAGGATATTTTACAGCTGAATTTAACAAGGCTGCAAATATTCCTACTGATATAAAAATTCACTCAAATAGTCTTAAAAACTTTGTTTCGGAATTAACACATCCATTCCCATTTAAAAGCTATGAAAGTATAGATATAGCAAAGACAGTTGGTAATGCCTACAAGGTATTTTCACAAATTTTAAATTCAAGTGAGCTTTTATCTAGTAAGGAAACTTTTAGCAAGGATGATTTAAAGCATTTGCCAAGCCATTTTATCTTAAATTCTCAGGGCAAACTTACAAAAACATTTAGCTATGAAGAAGCCTTGCAAAGAGTAGAAGAAAAAGTTGGATTTAAAGATGATCTAAGTGCTACAGATATGATATATCCTACTTTTTATGAGGCTTTAGATGATGAGATTTTGCCCATTGATAAGTCTTTGCTAAGCACGAATAATTGGCTATGGCATAAAGATAAGGGTATAGATTTTGATAAATATATAAACGATGACGGCTCCGTATCAAAGGCGGGATTACTTATGTCTTTTTTAGCTAGAAATTATGCTTATAATGACTTAGTTGTTGGCGAAACCACCATTTATGGTAAAATTAGAGGACTTGATAAAGATGTCAATCCTGATGACTTGCAAAAACTTTCAAATAAAATTTTAGGTTTAGAGGGCTTTCCTTTTGATGATGAGATTATGAATAAAACGAGTCTAAAGGAGTTTTCTAATGATTTGCTTAAATGGAGAAAAGAAAACTTAGACGATATAGATGAAGCATTTAAATATTCTAAAGAAATTACCGAGCTTTTATTTAAAAGCGTAGATGAAGTCTTAGAAAAAAGCAAACAAAATGCAAAAAGGTGGCATGAGCTTGATTTAATGGTTTAG
- a CDS encoding Cj0814 family flagellar-dependent secreted protein, producing MIKNLSIASLSHNQTLQHLNELGKTLQKLSSSNESLDELVKDKSQAVSEILGYGVDSEGFFTSDFNEAAGLPKDYRIEYKSVESIIKTYEQSGLFLSIDIAKSMQNAYKVFSALVDDKNVNYFTKNDIANLPLAFTYDKTTFNINKLHYNQNEYDEALNLETNLKIYQNPTYTSLLFSSPETNLNYKNNIVSKAEVFMAFLEDKSFLIEGEVSILGKLNGYDKNMNLDDIENLNNFVFKENSGFILKGGGDSIDDLLKKSLEFYDLLKKHTNIDEFKKATEIWLKENTLEQNHTQPKKTQNTDSTSKKPNPFTPIQAESKSETFTYDDIAKNFFLTFLENERKKGTDVLELLQNLFKVDKSKIDFKV from the coding sequence ATGATTAAGAACTTAAGTATTGCTTCTTTATCTCATAATCAAACATTACAACACCTAAATGAGCTTGGAAAAACGCTTCAAAAATTAAGCTCATCTAACGAAAGCTTAGATGAGCTAGTTAAAGACAAAAGCCAAGCTGTAAGTGAAATTCTAGGATATGGTGTAGATAGTGAAGGCTTTTTTACAAGTGATTTTAATGAAGCGGCAGGACTTCCTAAGGATTATAGGATAGAGTATAAATCTGTTGAAAGTATAATAAAAACTTACGAGCAGAGCGGGCTGTTTCTAAGTATAGACATAGCAAAGAGTATGCAAAATGCTTATAAGGTTTTTTCTGCTTTAGTAGATGATAAAAATGTTAATTATTTTACAAAAAACGATATTGCTAATCTTCCTTTGGCTTTTACTTACGACAAAACTACTTTTAATATAAACAAATTGCATTATAATCAAAATGAGTATGATGAAGCATTGAATCTTGAAACTAATCTTAAAATTTATCAAAATCCTACTTACACGTCCTTGTTGTTTTCATCGCCTGAAACAAATTTAAACTACAAGAACAATATCGTTTCAAAAGCTGAAGTTTTTATGGCTTTTCTTGAAGATAAATCTTTCTTGATAGAAGGAGAAGTTAGCATATTAGGAAAACTTAATGGCTATGATAAAAATATGAACTTAGATGATATAGAAAATTTAAATAACTTTGTTTTTAAAGAAAACTCTGGCTTTATATTAAAAGGTGGTGGGGATAGTATAGACGATTTGTTAAAAAAGAGTCTGGAATTTTATGATTTATTAAAAAAACACACAAATATAGATGAGTTTAAAAAAGCAACTGAAATTTGGTTAAAAGAAAATACTTTGGAGCAAAACCATACACAACCTAAAAAAACACAAAATACCGACTCAACCTCCAAAAAACCAAACCCCTTCACCCCCATACAAGCTGAAAGCAAAAGTGAAACTTTTACTTACGATGATATAGCTAAGAATTTCTTTTTAACTTTTTTAGAAAATGAAAGAAAAAAGGGGACTGATGTATTAGAATTATTACAGAATTTATTTAAGGTAGATAAGAGTAAGATAGATTTTAAAGTGTGA